ACAAAAGGttagttaattttagtttgatgcatttaaattattttacaatcTAAGAACGAAATCATTTTATAGTTTCCACTTTGTATTCACTTATGGAATCTGAACGTTCCGAGGAGGACCACCATAACTCATCTCTTCTCAGTAATCCATGCATCTATTGTGGGTATGTAAATAGTTGTCTCTCGAGTACAGGTTTAGGTTCGGCCTCCAttaatactatatttaaaTCTTTGATCACAAGTTATAATTTCATTTCTGTCCACGGAACGAATTGTATGAAATATTCAAGGGAAGGTGTAACCTGAGGggcattttgatttttgaatgAGACACGGAAATGAAAAGTTAATAAAGGCTCGGACAGTTAGGGGTCCATTATGTTCCTTTCCTGGCGTTAGTTGTTGACTTTGATGGCATTATTATAGTTGCGGAGTTTGTAAAAGCCATCGATTTGTTCCTGTTTAAGGACTACGGATTGGTTTTTATCGACTTTCTCTTGTGTCAAATGGTGAATTTACCCACTGGATTTGGAGCAtaatgtcaaaaaaaaaaaaaagaattttttaataaataaataaacaatattaagaaGTAATTTATGCTGAAAATGTGGActcattttttagtttttgtttttatctcTCAGCCATCCATTCATACAGAAACAAAGAGAGGATGAGTGGAGAAGGAAAGGTGGTGTGCGTAACTGGTGGGTCGGGTTACATAGGTTCATGGCTGATTAAGCACTTACTTCAAAAGGGTTATACTGTCAAAGCCACTGTTCGAGACCCAAGTCagtttgtctttttctttctttctccttgTGTTTTCATTTGATTATGCATCAGTTATGCCATCAGGCTGTGTTTTTGGAGATTCGTTTtgctcttctttctttaattcttgGTTCTTTGCAATTTGCTTGTTACTTGTCATGATTGTTTGATATGCTTATATATAAAGAAGCAGATATGATGTGATTTTATTAGCTTAAATCTTGCCTAAAGTTTGACCAAATTAggatgattttataaaattggtAATACATGAGTAAGTTGTTGGTATGAGAGAATTGCGTTGGAGttaataagatttttgttGTAGAATCTAGTTAGATCAGATTACTCTAATGTTTATTATGTTTGTGTGGATGTAATATGGTTTTGGTAAAAAGCCATGAAATCCTAGTTTTAGGGAAAGTTAGTACTGATGGTTAGAGATTGTGTCAGGTAAAGTGCTCCGCTTGTAAAAGTATTCTCTCTATAGATCAGGGCTGCTGTAACAAAGAAATCAAGTgtaaaaaatgaagaagaaaaagaggaagaaaTATTCTGCTTTTTGCTGAGGTTTTTGTTCTAAGTTTCTGTCTTATGAGTTTCATGTGTTCTGAAGTTTTCTTTATGGTTTAAAGctactattttttttgttctttgttttctACTCTCCTctcaaaatctaaaaaattcaatattagaacTTAATGAAACTAATATGGTAAGACAATGTCATTCATGTCAAATGTTCTTTTCAAATATGTCACAGGTGATTCAAAGAAAACAGATCACTTGCTTGCTCTTGATGGAGCTAAAGAAAGACTTCATTTGTTCAAAGCTGATTTATTGGCAGAAGGGTCTTTTGATTCTGTAGTTGATGGATGTGATGGTGTTTTCCATTCAGCATCTCCTGTATTATTTTCAGCAACTGATCCACAGGTTCATTTCTCATACCTTTTGCCGCCTTATACCTACATGAGAGGTTATAATAAGAACAGATCCAATTTTCCATTCGTCTGTCTTAATAACTCTTTTCCATGGAATGGGTTGCCTTATCAAAAGTAAGTTTTACTCGTACCAGCATTGGCATTTTTAGTCATTAGGTTTAGCTGTCTATCTTATTTAAATGGCAGTGTCATTTATGCTTATAGTTTAGAGGTGTTATGGGGTATTATTAGATTTCTTTATTGCGTCATAATGCATACATTGAATACTTTCGTTTCATTTTGCTGAACTGCAGACAGAACTAATTGATCCTGCAATTAAAGGAACGCTTAATGTACTTAAATCATGTGCAAAAGTTAAGTCTGTCAAGAGAGTTGTCATAACCTCTTCTATGGCAGCAGTTTTACGCAGTAGAAGACCTCTGACCGCTGATGTGGTGGTTGATGAGACTTGGTATTCAGATCCAGAAGTATGCAAGGAATTAAAGGTGTGTTTATGTGGATTCCATATTGATCATTTGACTTTCCCTTGAATCTAAAACTGAAATCTACTGATATCCTATTCTCTTCAGCTTTTTGCTTTACTTGTTCATGCCTCTTACATGTTACTGCaacttgatttatttttattgcagGTTTGGTATGCACTTTCAAAAACCTTAGCGGAGGAGGCTGCTTGGAATTTTGCAAAAGAGAATGCAATTGACTTGGTAACAATAAATCCAACATATGTGATTGGCCCTATGTTACAGCCAACTCTTAATTCCTCTGTGGAGATGATTCTCAACCTCATAAAGGGTAGTCTTCTGCAACCATTGGGGCTTCCAAATAAACTAAACATATCCTTGTTACCTGGATGAAGCAGTCTGCCATGCAGCATGATGTTGCTTTAGGGTCTCTTCTGATGGAATAATGCATTTAATCTTTTCGGTGCAGGAGCAGAGACATACCCAAATGCATATTATTCATCGGCTGATATTAGAGATGTTGTAGACGTACATATTCAAGCTTTTGAGGTTCCTTCAGCTAGTGGAAGATATTGTGTAGTTCCAAATGTGTTGCATTATTCTGAAGTAGTAAAGATTATCCATGAACACTACCCAACTTTGCAC
The nucleotide sequence above comes from Ricinus communis isolate WT05 ecotype wild-type chromosome 6, ASM1957865v1, whole genome shotgun sequence. Encoded proteins:
- the LOC8259291 gene encoding phenylacetaldehyde reductase isoform X1; the encoded protein is MTKAIHSYRNKERMSGEGKVVCVTGGSGYIGSWLIKHLLQKGYTVKATVRDPSDSKKTDHLLALDGAKERLHLFKADLLAEGSFDSVVDGCDGVFHSASPVLFSATDPQTELIDPAIKGTLNVLKSCAKVKSVKRVVITSSMAAVLRSRRPLTADVVVDETWYSDPEVCKELKVWYALSKTLAEEAAWNFAKENAIDLVTINPTYVIGPMLQPTLNSSVEMILNLIKGAETYPNAYYSSADIRDVVDVHIQAFEVPSASGRYCVVPNVLHYSEVVKIIHEHYPTLHLPEKCDETQLLSPSFKVSNEKAKSLGINYIPFEVTLKGTIESLKEKGFLTI
- the LOC8259291 gene encoding phenylacetaldehyde reductase isoform X2, giving the protein MSGEGKVVCVTGGSGYIGSWLIKHLLQKGYTVKATVRDPSDSKKTDHLLALDGAKERLHLFKADLLAEGSFDSVVDGCDGVFHSASPVLFSATDPQTELIDPAIKGTLNVLKSCAKVKSVKRVVITSSMAAVLRSRRPLTADVVVDETWYSDPEVCKELKVWYALSKTLAEEAAWNFAKENAIDLVTINPTYVIGPMLQPTLNSSVEMILNLIKGAETYPNAYYSSADIRDVVDVHIQAFEVPSASGRYCVVPNVLHYSEVVKIIHEHYPTLHLPEKCDETQLLSPSFKVSNEKAKSLGINYIPFEVTLKGTIESLKEKGFLTI